The Streptomyces kanamyceticus genome window below encodes:
- a CDS encoding response regulator transcription factor, whose product MRLLIVEDEKRLALSLAKGLTAEGYAVDVVHDGIDGLHRASEGTYDLVVLDIMLPGMNGYRICAMLRAAGHDVPILMLTAKDGEYDEAEGLDTGADDYLTKPFSYVVLVARVKALLRRRGSGGPSPVHTLGDLKVDTAARRVFRGDDEVTLTTKEFAVLEQLVTRAGEVVSKGDILEHVWDFAYEGDPNIVEVYISTLRRKLGAALIKTVRGAGYRLEAPR is encoded by the coding sequence ATGCGTCTGTTGATCGTGGAGGACGAGAAGCGCCTCGCGCTCTCCCTGGCCAAGGGCCTGACCGCCGAGGGGTACGCCGTCGACGTCGTGCACGACGGCATCGACGGGCTGCACCGCGCGAGCGAGGGAACGTACGACCTGGTCGTCCTCGACATCATGCTGCCCGGCATGAACGGCTACCGGATCTGCGCCATGCTGCGGGCCGCGGGCCACGACGTACCGATCCTGATGCTCACCGCGAAGGACGGCGAGTACGACGAGGCGGAGGGCCTGGACACGGGCGCCGACGACTACCTCACCAAGCCCTTCTCGTACGTCGTGCTCGTCGCCCGGGTGAAGGCGCTGCTGCGCCGTCGCGGGTCCGGTGGCCCTTCGCCCGTGCACACACTGGGGGACCTCAAGGTCGACACGGCCGCGCGGCGCGTCTTCCGCGGCGATGACGAAGTCACCCTCACCACCAAGGAGTTCGCGGTCCTCGAGCAGTTGGTGACGCGGGCCGGTGAGGTGGTCTCCAAGGGCGACATCCTGGAACACGTCTGGGACTTCGCGTACGAGGGCGATCCCAACATCGTCGAGGTGTACATCAGCACGCTGCGCCGCAAGCTGGGCGCCGCCCTCATCAAGACCGTGCGCGGCGCGGGCTACCGTCTGGAGGCCCCGCGATGA
- a CDS encoding PepSY domain-containing protein, with translation MKRNIVIATFAAAALVAGGTATALAVTGDDESTAAKHSSVQVKDVKDDDRDDTVENVTEAKAAKVTAADAIRAALADTPGTAVSAELDDEDGGLVWGVDVLKGSTWHNVEVDPGTGKVLGSWVDKDDDGDDGDDATRVNSALKGASTSAEDAAKAAAAKGTVTSVDLDDDGTAGAWEVETTDTKGAEADWHVGLKGDKVTADRSDRHDDRGDHDDRDGKDHDDDGSDD, from the coding sequence ATGAAGCGCAACATCGTCATCGCCACCTTCGCCGCCGCGGCCCTGGTCGCCGGAGGCACCGCCACCGCCCTCGCGGTCACCGGCGACGACGAGTCGACGGCCGCCAAGCACTCCAGCGTCCAGGTCAAGGACGTCAAGGACGACGACCGCGACGACACGGTGGAGAACGTCACCGAGGCCAAGGCCGCGAAGGTGACGGCGGCGGACGCGATCAGGGCGGCCCTCGCGGACACCCCGGGCACCGCGGTCTCCGCCGAGCTCGACGACGAGGACGGCGGCCTGGTCTGGGGCGTCGACGTCCTGAAGGGCAGCACCTGGCACAACGTCGAGGTCGACCCCGGCACCGGCAAGGTCCTCGGCTCCTGGGTCGACAAGGACGACGACGGTGACGACGGTGACGACGCCACCCGCGTGAACTCCGCGCTCAAGGGCGCGTCCACCAGCGCCGAGGACGCGGCGAAGGCCGCCGCGGCCAAGGGCACCGTGACCTCCGTGGACCTGGACGACGACGGCACGGCCGGTGCCTGGGAGGTCGAGACGACCGACACCAAGGGCGCCGAGGCCGACTGGCACGTGGGCCTGAAGGGCGACAAGGTCACGGCCGACCGCTCGGACCGCCACGACGACCGGGGCGACCACGACGACCGTGACGGCAAGGACCACGACGACGACGGCTCCGACGACTGA
- the meaB gene encoding methylmalonyl Co-A mutase-associated GTPase MeaB, whose product MQDVPTLVAQAREGRPRAVARLISLVEGASPQLREVMAALAPLAGHAYVVGLTGSPGVGKSTSTSALVSAYRRTGKRVGVLAVDPSSPFSGGALLGDRVRMSDHASDPGVYIRSMATRGHLGGLAWAAPQAIRVLDAAGCDVILVETVGVGQSEVEIASQADTSVVLLAPGMGDGIQAAKAGILEIGDVYVVNKADRDGADATARELNHMLGLGESRGPGDWRPPIVKTVAARGEGIDEVVEALEKHRAWMEERGVLAERRAARAAHEVEAIAVTALRERIGSLHGDRRLSALAQRIVAGELDPYAAADELVAGLTSG is encoded by the coding sequence ATGCAGGACGTCCCCACCCTGGTGGCGCAGGCCCGCGAGGGCAGGCCGCGGGCCGTGGCCCGGCTGATCTCCCTGGTGGAGGGGGCGTCCCCGCAGTTGCGCGAGGTGATGGCCGCGCTGGCCCCGCTGGCCGGGCACGCGTACGTGGTGGGCCTCACCGGGTCGCCGGGAGTCGGCAAGTCGACATCGACGTCCGCGCTCGTGAGTGCCTACCGGCGTACGGGCAAGCGGGTCGGCGTCCTGGCCGTCGACCCGTCGTCGCCCTTCTCCGGCGGCGCCCTCCTCGGCGACCGGGTGCGGATGTCGGACCACGCGTCCGACCCCGGCGTCTACATCCGCTCGATGGCCACGCGCGGTCACCTCGGCGGGCTCGCCTGGGCCGCGCCGCAGGCGATCCGCGTCCTGGACGCGGCGGGCTGCGACGTGATCCTCGTCGAGACGGTCGGCGTCGGGCAGTCCGAGGTGGAGATCGCCTCGCAGGCCGACACGTCGGTGGTGCTGCTCGCGCCCGGCATGGGCGACGGCATCCAGGCGGCGAAGGCCGGAATCCTGGAGATCGGCGACGTGTACGTCGTCAACAAGGCGGACCGCGACGGCGCGGACGCGACGGCGCGCGAGCTGAACCACATGCTCGGGCTCGGCGAATCCCGCGGCCCCGGCGACTGGCGGCCGCCGATCGTGAAGACGGTCGCGGCGCGCGGCGAGGGCATCGACGAGGTCGTCGAGGCGCTGGAGAAGCACCGGGCCTGGATGGAGGAGCGGGGCGTCCTCGCGGAGCGGCGCGCGGCGCGGGCCGCGCACGAGGTGGAGGCCATCGCGGTCACCGCCCTGCGGGAACGGATCGGCTCCCTGCACGGCGACCGCCGCCTGTCCGCTCTCGCGCAGCGGATCGTGGCGGGGGAGCTGGACCCTTATGCGGCAGCTGATGAGCTGGTCGCCGGGTTGACCTCGGGGTGA
- a CDS encoding acetyl-CoA C-acetyltransferase — protein sequence MSGTTGTTSVIVAGARTPMGRLLGSLKSFSGADLGGFAIKAALDRAGIGGDQVQYVIMGQVLQAGAGQIPARQAAVKAGIPMNVPALTINKVCLSGLDAIALADQLIRAGEFDVVVAGGQESMTNAPHLLPKSREGYKYGAIEMIDSMAYDGLTDSFDGVAMGESTEKHNTRLGIARPEQDEIAAASHQRAAAAQKNGIFEAEITPVEIPQRKGDPVLFSKDEGIRAETTVESLAKLRPAFAKDGTITAGTASQISDGAAAVVVMSKAKAEELGLDWIAEIGAHGNVAGPDSSLQSQPSNAIQHALKKEGLAVGDLDLIEINEAFAAVAVQSMKDLGVSSEKVNVNGGAIALGHPIGMSGARVVLHLALELKRRGGGVGAAALCGGGGQGDALIVKVAKS from the coding sequence ATGTCTGGAACGACCGGCACCACCTCAGTGATCGTCGCGGGCGCGCGCACGCCCATGGGCCGTCTGCTCGGCTCCCTGAAGTCCTTCTCGGGTGCTGACCTGGGCGGTTTCGCCATCAAGGCCGCGCTCGACCGGGCCGGAATCGGTGGCGACCAGGTGCAGTACGTGATCATGGGCCAGGTCCTTCAGGCCGGGGCGGGGCAGATCCCGGCGCGCCAGGCCGCCGTCAAGGCGGGCATCCCGATGAACGTCCCCGCGCTCACCATCAACAAGGTGTGCCTCTCGGGTCTCGACGCCATCGCGCTCGCCGACCAGCTGATCCGCGCGGGCGAGTTCGACGTGGTCGTCGCGGGCGGCCAGGAGTCCATGACCAACGCCCCGCACCTGCTCCCCAAGTCCCGCGAGGGCTACAAGTACGGCGCGATCGAGATGATCGACTCCATGGCGTACGACGGTCTGACCGACTCGTTCGACGGTGTCGCGATGGGCGAGTCGACGGAGAAGCACAACACCCGCCTCGGCATCGCGCGCCCCGAGCAGGACGAGATCGCCGCCGCGTCGCACCAGCGGGCCGCGGCCGCCCAGAAGAACGGCATCTTCGAGGCCGAGATCACCCCGGTCGAGATCCCGCAGCGCAAGGGCGACCCGGTCCTGTTCAGCAAGGACGAGGGCATCCGCGCCGAGACGACCGTCGAGTCGCTGGCCAAGCTGCGCCCCGCCTTCGCCAAGGACGGCACGATCACGGCGGGCACCGCCTCGCAGATCTCCGACGGCGCCGCGGCGGTCGTGGTGATGTCCAAGGCCAAGGCCGAGGAGCTCGGCCTCGACTGGATCGCGGAGATCGGGGCGCACGGCAACGTCGCGGGCCCGGACAGCTCGCTCCAGTCGCAGCCGTCCAACGCCATCCAGCACGCCCTGAAGAAGGAGGGCCTCGCGGTCGGGGACCTCGACCTCATCGAGATCAACGAGGCCTTCGCGGCCGTCGCGGTGCAGTCAATGAAGGACCTCGGGGTGTCCTCGGAAAAGGTGAACGTCAACGGCGGGGCCATTGCCCTGGGTCATCCGATCGGGATGTCCGGCGCCCGCGTCGTCCTGCACCTCGCCCTCGAACTGAAGCGGCGCGGCGGCGGTGTGGGCGCGGCCGCGCTGTGCGGCGGCGGTGGCCAGGGCGACGCGCTGATCGTCAAGGTGGCGAAGAGCTGA
- the scy gene encoding polarized growth protein Scy has protein sequence MRGYERQENSRAETDSLSRFEAEMDRLKTDREKAVQHAEDLGYQVEVLRAKLHEARRNLASRPAYDSADIGYQAEQLLRNAQIQAEQLRADAERELRDARAQTQRILQEHAEQQARLQSELHTEAVTRRQQLDQELNERRQTVESHVNENVAWAEQLRARTEQQARRLLDESRAEADQALAAARAEAERVAEQARQRLASDAESARAEAEATLRRARSDAERLLNAASTQAQEATDHAEQLRSSTATESEQARRQAAEASRAAEQRMTEADTALREARAEAEKVLAEAKDTASKQLAAAEGANEQRTRTAKEQVARLVGEATKEAEATRSESEQVIADARAEAEKLITDASEKARTITAEETAGQLAKAARTAEEVLDKASRTAKETTKAATEEAERIRTEAEAEADRLRGEAHDIAEGLKGAAKDDTKEYRAKTVELQEEARRLRGEAEQLRAEAVEEGERIRAEARREAVQQIEEAARSAEELLAKAKADADELKSAATTESERVRTEAIERATTLRKQAEETLERTRAEAERHREEAAEQAETTKSEAEDAARELREETERAIAARQAEAADELARLHTEAEERLAAAEQALTDARAEAERIRKEATEETDRLRTESAERIRTLQDQAETEAERLRTEAAADASQARAEGESVAVRLRSEAAAEAERLKTEAQESADRVRAEAAAAAERVGAEAAEALSAAQDEAARRRREAEETLNSARGEADQERERAREQSEELLASARKRVEEAQAEAVRLVEEADRRATEMVSAADQHAQSVRDSVAGLHETAQEEVAGLRSAAEHAAERTKTEAQEEADRVRSDAYAERERATEDANRTRREATESSEAAKSLAERTVADAIAEAERMRSDASEHAQRVRTEASDTIASAEQDASRTRADAREDANRIRSDAAGQADQLIGEARGEAERLQNETIAEADRVRAEATEQAERLRADSTAEAERLTTETATEAERLRTESVAKAEKLISDATGDAERLRAEASDTVNSAQQHAERIRSDSERVKADAAREAERLTSEAREESERTLDEARGAANKRRQEAAEQVDTLITEAAAEAEKLTADSQEKALKATTDAEAQADTMVGAARSEAERLVAEATVEGNSLVEKARTDADELLVGARRDATAIRERSEEQRDRLTTEIEELHERARRESAEAMKSAGERCDALVKAAEEQLAEAQSKAKELVSDANSEAGKVRIAAVKKAEGLLKEAEAKKTSLVTEAERIKSEAEAEATHMVEEGKRELEVLVRRREDINAEISRVQDVLEALESFEAPSGGAKDNGVKAGATAGSTRSGGKSSEG, from the coding sequence GTGCGGGGCTACGAACGCCAAGAGAACTCGCGGGCTGAGACCGACAGTCTTTCGCGGTTCGAGGCCGAGATGGACCGGCTGAAGACCGATCGGGAGAAGGCCGTCCAGCACGCCGAGGATCTCGGCTACCAGGTCGAGGTGTTGCGCGCCAAGCTGCACGAGGCGCGCCGCAACCTCGCGTCCCGCCCTGCCTACGACAGCGCGGACATCGGCTACCAGGCGGAGCAGCTGCTCCGTAACGCCCAGATCCAGGCCGAGCAGCTGCGCGCGGACGCCGAGCGCGAGCTGCGGGACGCCAGGGCGCAGACCCAGCGCATCCTTCAGGAGCACGCCGAGCAGCAGGCCAGGCTCCAGTCCGAGCTGCACACCGAGGCCGTGACGCGGCGCCAGCAGCTCGACCAGGAGCTGAACGAGCGCCGTCAGACCGTCGAGTCGCACGTCAACGAGAACGTGGCCTGGGCCGAGCAGCTCCGGGCCCGTACGGAGCAGCAGGCCCGAAGGCTGCTCGACGAGTCGCGCGCCGAGGCCGACCAGGCGCTCGCCGCCGCCCGCGCCGAGGCCGAGCGCGTCGCCGAGCAGGCCCGCCAGCGCCTGGCGAGCGACGCCGAGTCCGCCCGCGCCGAGGCGGAGGCGACCCTGCGCCGCGCCCGCAGCGACGCCGAGCGCCTCCTGAACGCCGCCTCCACGCAGGCGCAGGAGGCCACCGACCACGCCGAGCAGCTGCGCTCCAGCACGGCCACCGAGTCCGAGCAGGCGCGCCGTCAGGCCGCCGAGGCGAGCCGGGCCGCCGAGCAGCGCATGACCGAGGCCGACACGGCGCTTCGCGAGGCGCGCGCCGAGGCCGAGAAGGTCCTCGCCGAGGCCAAGGACACCGCGTCCAAGCAGCTCGCGGCCGCCGAGGGCGCGAACGAACAGCGCACGCGCACCGCCAAGGAGCAGGTCGCCCGCCTCGTCGGCGAGGCCACCAAGGAGGCCGAGGCCACCAGGTCCGAGTCCGAGCAGGTGATCGCCGACGCCCGCGCGGAGGCCGAGAAGCTGATCACGGACGCCTCGGAGAAGGCGCGCACGATCACCGCCGAGGAGACCGCCGGCCAGCTCGCGAAGGCCGCGCGGACCGCCGAGGAGGTCCTCGACAAGGCGTCCAGGACCGCCAAGGAGACCACCAAGGCCGCCACCGAGGAGGCCGAGCGGATCCGCACGGAGGCCGAGGCCGAGGCGGACCGGCTGCGCGGCGAGGCGCACGACATCGCCGAGGGGCTCAAGGGCGCGGCGAAGGACGACACCAAGGAGTACCGCGCCAAGACCGTCGAGCTGCAGGAGGAGGCGCGCAGGCTGCGCGGCGAGGCCGAGCAGCTGCGGGCCGAGGCCGTGGAGGAGGGCGAGCGGATCAGGGCGGAGGCCCGCCGCGAGGCCGTCCAGCAGATCGAGGAGGCGGCCAGGTCCGCCGAGGAGCTCCTGGCCAAGGCGAAGGCCGACGCCGACGAGCTGAAGTCGGCGGCGACCACCGAGAGCGAGCGGGTCCGCACCGAGGCCATCGAGCGCGCCACGACGCTGCGCAAGCAGGCCGAGGAGACCCTGGAGCGCACCCGCGCCGAGGCCGAGCGGCACCGCGAGGAGGCCGCCGAGCAGGCCGAGACCACCAAGTCGGAGGCCGAGGACGCCGCGCGCGAGCTGCGCGAGGAGACCGAGCGGGCCATAGCGGCCAGGCAGGCCGAGGCCGCCGACGAGCTGGCCAGGCTGCACACGGAGGCCGAGGAGCGCCTGGCCGCCGCCGAGCAGGCGCTGACCGACGCCCGCGCCGAGGCCGAGCGCATCCGCAAGGAGGCCACCGAGGAGACCGACCGGCTGCGCACGGAGTCCGCCGAGCGGATCCGCACGCTGCAGGACCAGGCCGAGACGGAGGCCGAGCGGCTGCGCACGGAGGCCGCCGCCGACGCCTCGCAGGCCCGCGCGGAGGGCGAGAGCGTCGCCGTACGGCTGCGTTCGGAGGCCGCGGCCGAGGCCGAGCGGCTCAAGACCGAGGCGCAGGAGTCCGCGGACCGGGTGCGCGCGGAGGCGGCAGCGGCCGCCGAGCGCGTCGGCGCGGAGGCCGCGGAGGCCCTGTCCGCCGCCCAGGACGAGGCGGCGCGGCGCCGCCGCGAGGCCGAGGAGACCCTCAACTCCGCGCGCGGGGAGGCCGATCAGGAGCGCGAGCGGGCCCGCGAGCAGAGCGAGGAGCTCCTCGCGTCCGCCCGCAAGCGCGTCGAGGAGGCCCAGGCCGAGGCGGTCCGCCTGGTCGAGGAGGCCGACCGCCGCGCGACCGAGATGGTCTCGGCCGCCGACCAGCACGCCCAGTCCGTACGGGACTCGGTCGCGGGCCTGCACGAGACGGCGCAGGAAGAGGTCGCGGGTCTGCGCTCCGCCGCCGAGCACGCCGCGGAGCGTACGAAGACCGAGGCGCAGGAGGAGGCGGACCGCGTCCGCTCCGACGCCTACGCCGAGCGGGAGCGCGCCACCGAGGACGCCAACCGCACCCGGCGCGAGGCGACGGAGTCGTCGGAGGCCGCCAAGTCGCTCGCGGAGCGCACCGTCGCTGACGCGATCGCGGAGGCCGAGCGGATGCGTTCGGACGCCTCCGAGCACGCCCAGCGGGTGCGTACGGAAGCCTCCGACACCATCGCGTCGGCCGAGCAGGACGCCTCACGTACGCGAGCCGACGCCCGTGAGGACGCCAACCGCATCCGCAGCGACGCGGCGGGCCAGGCCGACCAGTTGATCGGCGAGGCGCGCGGCGAGGCCGAGCGGCTGCAGAACGAGACGATCGCGGAGGCCGACCGCGTCCGCGCCGAGGCCACCGAGCAGGCCGAGCGGCTGCGCGCCGACTCCACCGCGGAGGCCGAGCGCCTCACGACAGAGACGGCCACCGAGGCGGAGCGGCTGCGCACCGAGTCCGTGGCGAAGGCCGAGAAGCTCATCTCGGACGCGACGGGCGACGCCGAGCGGCTGCGCGCGGAGGCGTCCGACACGGTCAACTCCGCGCAGCAGCACGCCGAGCGGATCCGCAGCGACTCCGAGCGCGTCAAGGCGGACGCCGCGAGGGAGGCCGAGCGGCTCACGTCCGAAGCGCGCGAGGAGAGCGAGCGCACCCTCGACGAGGCCCGCGGCGCCGCCAACAAGCGCCGCCAGGAAGCCGCCGAGCAGGTCGACACGCTCATCACGGAGGCCGCCGCCGAGGCCGAGAAGCTGACGGCCGACTCCCAGGAGAAGGCGCTCAAGGCCACGACGGACGCGGAGGCGCAGGCGGACACGATGGTCGGCGCGGCCCGCAGCGAGGCCGAGCGCCTCGTCGCCGAGGCGACGGTCGAGGGCAACTCCCTGGTGGAGAAGGCCCGTACGGACGCGGACGAACTCCTGGTCGGGGCGCGCCGCGACGCGACCGCCATAAGGGAGCGCTCCGAGGAGCAGCGCGACCGGCTCACCACCGAGATCGAGGAGCTGCACGAGCGTGCGCGCCGCGAGTCCGCCGAGGCGATGAAGTCCGCGGGCGAGCGCTGCGACGCGCTGGTCAAGGCCGCCGAAGAGCAGCTCGCCGAGGCCCAGTCGAAGGCCAAGGAGCTGGTGTCGGACGCCAACTCCGAGGCGGGCAAGGTCCGTATCGCCGCGGTCAAGAAGGCGGAGGGGCTCCTCAAGGAGGCCGAGGCGAAGAAGACCTCGCTGGTGACCGAGGCCGAGCGGATCAAGTCCGAGGCGGAGGCCGAGGCGACGCACATGGTCGAGGAGGGCAAGCGCGAGCTCGAGGTGCTGGTGCGCCGCCGCGAGGACATCAATGCGGAGATTTCCCGTGTCCAGGACGTGCTG
- a CDS encoding sensor histidine kinase, protein MRRLFGSVRARATLGAGLVVALALIAAGAAVLLSLRTNLTDQAGARASSAAREVASQLVSGRSPADLDLPDGEDAPVQVVDEDGRLVAASEDLERISGTGVDAVKPGTAAGKPSGDDDGEAKGEDRGKGEDRGKGGDGSESEISDDTEYTNGSATVDGESADYRFAAVEVSTENESTGDLTVYAGGSLSDEQSAVSTALTSMLVGFPLLLAVVAGTTWLVTRRALRPVAAITEEMSAITASEDLARRVPEPDTHDEIARLARTTNETLTALQTSVERQRRFVADASHELRSPIASLRTQLEVGAAHPELLDVDGAVADTVRLQELAADLLLLARLDAGEKPGGARVDLAALVREELSQRTRDRVDVRTDLKSLEVAGSRGQLARVLGNLLNNAQRHARSQVAVTTRTDGAWAVLEVADDGSGVPEGERERIFERFVRLDDARSRDDGGAGLGLAIARDVAVRHGGTLVVREAPSGGALFELRLPIPQSSAE, encoded by the coding sequence ATGAGGCGGCTCTTCGGCTCGGTGCGGGCCAGGGCCACGCTCGGCGCCGGTCTTGTCGTCGCCCTCGCCCTGATCGCGGCGGGCGCGGCCGTGCTGCTCTCCTTGCGCACCAACCTCACCGACCAGGCGGGCGCCCGGGCTTCGTCCGCCGCCCGCGAGGTCGCGTCGCAGCTGGTCTCGGGCCGTTCGCCCGCCGATCTCGACCTGCCCGACGGTGAGGACGCCCCCGTCCAAGTCGTGGACGAGGACGGGCGGTTGGTCGCGGCGAGCGAGGACCTCGAGCGGATCAGCGGCACCGGGGTGGACGCGGTGAAGCCCGGTACCGCGGCAGGGAAGCCGTCGGGTGACGACGACGGCGAGGCGAAGGGCGAAGACCGGGGCAAGGGCGAAGACCGGGGGAAGGGCGGCGACGGGTCCGAGTCCGAGATCTCCGACGACACCGAGTACACCAACGGCTCCGCCACCGTCGACGGCGAGAGCGCCGACTACCGCTTCGCCGCCGTCGAGGTGAGTACGGAGAACGAGTCGACGGGCGACCTCACCGTCTACGCGGGCGGCTCCCTCTCCGACGAACAGAGCGCGGTGTCCACGGCGTTGACGTCGATGCTGGTCGGCTTCCCGCTGCTGCTCGCCGTCGTCGCGGGCACCACCTGGCTGGTGACGCGCAGGGCGCTGCGCCCGGTGGCCGCCATCACCGAGGAGATGTCCGCCATCACCGCGTCCGAGGACCTGGCGCGCCGGGTCCCCGAGCCGGACACGCACGACGAGATCGCCCGCCTGGCCCGCACCACGAACGAGACCCTCACGGCCCTGCAGACCTCCGTGGAGCGCCAGCGCCGGTTCGTCGCGGACGCCTCCCACGAGCTGCGCAGCCCCATCGCTTCGCTGCGCACCCAGCTCGAAGTGGGCGCCGCGCACCCGGAGTTGCTGGACGTCGACGGGGCGGTCGCGGACACCGTGCGGCTCCAGGAGCTCGCCGCCGATCTGCTCCTGCTCGCCCGCCTGGACGCGGGGGAGAAGCCGGGCGGCGCGCGGGTCGACCTCGCGGCGCTGGTCCGCGAGGAGCTCTCGCAGCGCACCCGGGACCGCGTCGACGTGCGCACGGACCTCAAGAGTCTCGAAGTCGCCGGTTCCCGTGGCCAGTTGGCGCGGGTGCTCGGCAATCTCCTGAACAACGCACAGCGGCACGCGCGCTCCCAGGTCGCGGTCACCACCAGGACCGATGGTGCCTGGGCGGTCCTTGAGGTGGCCGATGACGGGAGCGGCGTGCCGGAGGGCGAGCGTGAGCGGATCTTCGAACGCTTCGTACGCCTGGACGACGCACGCAGCAGGGACGACGGCGGGGCCGGGCTCGGCCTCGCGATCGCGCGGGACGTGGCGGTGCGGCACGGCGGCACCCTCGTGGTCCGGGAGGCGCCGTCGGGCGGTGCGCTCTTCGAGCTCCGGCTGCCGATCCCTCAGTCGTCGGCGGAGTGA
- the mce gene encoding methylmalonyl-CoA epimerase yields MLTRIDHIGIACFDLDKTVEFYRATYGFEVFHTEVNEEQGVREAMLKINETSDGGASYLQLLEPTRDDSAVGKWLKKNGEGVHHIAFGTADVDGDAAAIKDKGVRVLYDEPRIGSMGSRITFLHPKDCHGVLTELVTSAPSESPEH; encoded by the coding sequence ATGCTGACGCGAATCGATCACATCGGGATCGCCTGTTTCGACCTCGACAAGACCGTCGAGTTCTACCGCGCGACGTACGGGTTCGAGGTGTTCCACACCGAGGTCAACGAGGAGCAGGGCGTACGCGAGGCCATGCTCAAGATCAACGAGACGAGTGACGGCGGCGCCTCCTACCTCCAGTTGCTCGAACCGACCCGCGACGACTCCGCGGTGGGCAAGTGGCTGAAGAAGAACGGCGAGGGCGTGCACCACATCGCCTTCGGCACCGCGGACGTCGACGGGGACGCCGCGGCCATCAAGGACAAGGGCGTACGCGTCCTCTACGACGAGCCCCGCATCGGTTCCATGGGGTCGCGCATCACCTTCCTGCACCCCAAGGACTGCCACGGCGTCCTGACGGAACTTGTCACTTCCGCGCCTTCCGAGTCACCGGAGCACTGA